The Pungitius pungitius chromosome 10, fPunPun2.1, whole genome shotgun sequence genome has a window encoding:
- the gmppaa gene encoding mannose-1-phosphate guanyltransferase alpha-A isoform X2, with amino-acid sequence MLKAVILIGGPQKGTRFRPLSFEVPKPLFPVAGVPMLQHHIEACVKVPNMKEILLIGFYQPNEELSRFLLNAQQEFKISIRYLQEYAALGTGGGIYHFRDQIVAGGPEAFFVLNADVCSAFPLTEMLSFQKEHGEPNSFVILGTTANRTQSLNYGCIVENDKTNEVLHYVEKPSTFVSDIINCGIYLLKPDIFQHIGAVFQKNQQDMLLEEPTNGWHRAEAIRLEQDIFTALAGRGKLYVYKTQSFWSQIKSAGSAIYASRLYLNQYHTSHPERLASNKAGGPKISGNVYIHPTASIDPSAMLGPNVSIGTGVTIGAGVRVRESIILHGATLQDHCCVLNSIVGWDSTIGKWARVEGTPSDPNPNDPFAKIDSETLFREGKLTPSITILGCNVTIPSEVIILNSIVLPHKDLNRSFKNQIIL; translated from the exons ATGTTGAAGGCGGTTATTCTTATTGGAGGCCCGCAGAAAG GGACGCGGTTCAGGCCGCTGTCCTTCGAGGTGCCCAAACCCCTGTTTCCAGTGGCCGGGGTGCCCATGCTGCAGCATCACATCGAAGCATGTGTCAAG GTACCAAATATGAAGGAGATTTTGCTCATCGGCTTCTACCAGCCAAATGAAGAACTGAGCAGGTTCCTGTTGAATGCACAGCAGGAGTTCAAGATCTCCATCCG GTACCTGCAGGAGTACGCCGCCCTGGGCACCGGAGGAGGAATCTACCACTTCAGAGATCAGATTGTCGCCGGTGGTCCAGAGGCCTTCTTTGTTCTGAATGCAGATGTTTGCTCAGCGTTTCCTCTCACGGAGATGCTCAGCTTCCAGAAGGAGCACGGCGAGCCAAACAGCTTCGTTATTCTGGGGACGACG GCGAACAGAACGCAATCCTTGAATTACGGCTGCATTGTTGAAAACGACAAAACAAACGAG GTTTTGCATTATGTGGAAAAACCGAGCACGTTTGTGAGCGACATAATAAACTGCGGCATATACCTGCTGAAGCCCGACATCTTCCAGCACATCGGGGCCGTGTTTCAGAAGAACCAGCAGGACATGTTGTT AGAGGAGCCAACCAACGGCTGGCACCGAGCGGAGGCCATCCGGCTGGAGCAGGACATTTTCACTGCCTTGGCAGGACGAGGCAAACTCTACGTGTATAAAACCCAGAGCTTCTGGAGCCAGATTAAGTCTGCGGG CTCTGCAATCTATGCCAGTCGGTTGTACCTCAACCAGTACCACACATCTCATCCCGAGAGACTGGCCTCAAACAAGGCGGGAGGGCCCAAAATAAGTG GTAACGTCTACATTCACCCCACTGCCAGCATTGACCCCTCGGCCATG TTGGGACCAAATGTGTCGATTGGCACTGGAGTGACGATTGGGGCCGGCGTCCGAGTTCGGGAATCGATCATCCTTCACGGCGCAACCcttcag GACCACTGCTGCGTGTTGAACAGCATCGTGGGCTGGGACAGCACCATCGGAAAGTGGGCCAGAGTGGAAGGAACTCCGAGCGACCCGAACCCCAACGATCCCTTCGCCAAGATCGACAGCGAGACCCTCTTCCGAGAAGGAAAGCTCACACCCTCAATTACTATTCTCG GGTGTAACGTGACCATCCCCTCAGAGGTGATTATTCTCAACTCCATCGTCCTTCCGCACAAAGACCTCAACCGCAGCTTCAAAAACCAAATCATCCTCTAG
- the gmppaa gene encoding mannose-1-phosphate guanyltransferase alpha-A isoform X1 has translation MLKAVILIGGPQKGTRFRPLSFEVPKPLFPVAGVPMLQHHIEACVKVPNMKEILLIGFYQPNEELSRFLLNAQQEFKISIRYLQEYAALGTGGGIYHFRDQIVAGGPEAFFVLNADVCSAFPLTEMLSFQKEHGEPNSFVILGTTANRTQSLNYGCIVENDKTNEVLHYVEKPSTFVSDIINCGIYLLKPDIFQHIGAVFQKNQQDMLLFPYDGEEPTNGWHRAEAIRLEQDIFTALAGRGKLYVYKTQSFWSQIKSAGSAIYASRLYLNQYHTSHPERLASNKAGGPKISGNVYIHPTASIDPSAMLGPNVSIGTGVTIGAGVRVRESIILHGATLQDHCCVLNSIVGWDSTIGKWARVEGTPSDPNPNDPFAKIDSETLFREGKLTPSITILGCNVTIPSEVIILNSIVLPHKDLNRSFKNQIIL, from the exons ATGTTGAAGGCGGTTATTCTTATTGGAGGCCCGCAGAAAG GGACGCGGTTCAGGCCGCTGTCCTTCGAGGTGCCCAAACCCCTGTTTCCAGTGGCCGGGGTGCCCATGCTGCAGCATCACATCGAAGCATGTGTCAAG GTACCAAATATGAAGGAGATTTTGCTCATCGGCTTCTACCAGCCAAATGAAGAACTGAGCAGGTTCCTGTTGAATGCACAGCAGGAGTTCAAGATCTCCATCCG GTACCTGCAGGAGTACGCCGCCCTGGGCACCGGAGGAGGAATCTACCACTTCAGAGATCAGATTGTCGCCGGTGGTCCAGAGGCCTTCTTTGTTCTGAATGCAGATGTTTGCTCAGCGTTTCCTCTCACGGAGATGCTCAGCTTCCAGAAGGAGCACGGCGAGCCAAACAGCTTCGTTATTCTGGGGACGACG GCGAACAGAACGCAATCCTTGAATTACGGCTGCATTGTTGAAAACGACAAAACAAACGAG GTTTTGCATTATGTGGAAAAACCGAGCACGTTTGTGAGCGACATAATAAACTGCGGCATATACCTGCTGAAGCCCGACATCTTCCAGCACATCGGGGCCGTGTTTCAGAAGAACCAGCAGGACATGTTGTT ATTTCCATACGATGG AGAGGAGCCAACCAACGGCTGGCACCGAGCGGAGGCCATCCGGCTGGAGCAGGACATTTTCACTGCCTTGGCAGGACGAGGCAAACTCTACGTGTATAAAACCCAGAGCTTCTGGAGCCAGATTAAGTCTGCGGG CTCTGCAATCTATGCCAGTCGGTTGTACCTCAACCAGTACCACACATCTCATCCCGAGAGACTGGCCTCAAACAAGGCGGGAGGGCCCAAAATAAGTG GTAACGTCTACATTCACCCCACTGCCAGCATTGACCCCTCGGCCATG TTGGGACCAAATGTGTCGATTGGCACTGGAGTGACGATTGGGGCCGGCGTCCGAGTTCGGGAATCGATCATCCTTCACGGCGCAACCcttcag GACCACTGCTGCGTGTTGAACAGCATCGTGGGCTGGGACAGCACCATCGGAAAGTGGGCCAGAGTGGAAGGAACTCCGAGCGACCCGAACCCCAACGATCCCTTCGCCAAGATCGACAGCGAGACCCTCTTCCGAGAAGGAAAGCTCACACCCTCAATTACTATTCTCG GGTGTAACGTGACCATCCCCTCAGAGGTGATTATTCTCAACTCCATCGTCCTTCCGCACAAAGACCTCAACCGCAGCTTCAAAAACCAAATCATCCTCTAG
- the pnkd gene encoding probable hydrolase PNKD isoform X1 codes for MALPDWIVTLAAAASFSFLLYLCVVHRRKGRVLCRKLLSKVMARSEKPLFRIAYALYTKTRLGYMFYKRQMRKAREDFPAGHSAAQPTEMDGIKIIPIPVLSDNYSYLVIDTASSVAVVVDPADPQTVQAVLEEEGVTLEAILCTHKHWDHSGGNKGLKRIHAACRVYGNAADNIPGLTHPLSHKDSVTVGRMHFKALFTPGHTVGHMIYLLDGQAVDAPASLFSGDLVFLSGCGRMFEGTATTMLSSLDTVASLSDETLLWPAHEYAEDNLLFAAEVEPRNAAREEKCQWVLQQRSQKLCTSPSTIGEERQYNPFLRSHAAELHLALGVQQLQDEDWTQFRARVLEELRRCKDLFNRR; via the exons ATGGCGCTTCCTGATTGGATTGTAACGTTGGCGGCCGCCGCATCTTTCAGCTTTCTCTTATATTTATGTGTTGTCCACAGACGCAAAGGACGAGTTCTGTGCAGAAAGCTCTTGAGCAAAGTAATGGCGCGCTCAGAGAAGCCGTTGTTCCGAATCGC gtaCGCGCTGTACACCAAGACCAGACTGGGCTACATGTTCTACAAGAGACAAATGAGGAAAGCCCGAGAAGACTTCCCTGCTGGTCACTCTGCGGCTCAGCCCACGGAGATGGACG GTATCAAAATAATTCCAATCCCCGTCCTGTCCGACAACTACAGCTACCTTGTGATCGACACGGCCTCCAGCGTCGCGGTTGTggtcgacccggcagaccctCAAACGGTTCAG gCAGTTCTCGAGGAAGAGGGAGTCACTTTAGAAGCAATACTCTGTACACACAAGCATTG GGACCACAGTGGGGGAAACAAAGGCTTGAAAAGGATTCACGCCGCATGCAGAGTTTATGGAAACGCAGCCGATAACATTCCTGGCCTCACGCA CCCCCTGTCGCACAAGGACTCGGTGACGGTCGGCCGCATGCACTTTAAGGCGCTCTTCACCCCTGGACACACCGTGGGTCACATGATCTACCTCCTGGATGGCCAGGCGGTCGACGCGCCCGCCAGCCTCTTCTCTGGTGACCTGGTCTTCCTGTCGGGATGTG GGAGGATGTTTGAAGGCACCGCCACAACTATGCTGTCCTCTCTGGACACAGTGGCCTCTTTAAGTGATGAAACTCTGCTTTGGCCTG CTCACGAGTATGCGGAGGACAACCTCCTGTTTGCGGCTGAAGTCGAGCCTCGCAACGCCGCCAGGGAAGAGAAGTGTCAGTGGGTCCTGCAGCAGCGGAGCCAGAAGCTGTGCACG AGTCCTTCCACCATCGGCGAAGAGCGGCAGTACAATCCCTTCCTGCGCAGCCACGCCGCCGAGCTGCACCTGGCCCTCGgcgtccagcagctgcaggatgaAGACTGGACCCAGTTCAGAGCCCGcgtgctggaggagctgcgtAGATGCAAAGACCTCTTCAACCGGAGATAG
- the pnkd gene encoding probable hydrolase PNKD isoform X2 yields the protein MFYKRQMRKAREDFPAGHSAAQPTEMDGIKIIPIPVLSDNYSYLVIDTASSVAVVVDPADPQTVQAVLEEEGVTLEAILCTHKHWDHSGGNKGLKRIHAACRVYGNAADNIPGLTHPLSHKDSVTVGRMHFKALFTPGHTVGHMIYLLDGQAVDAPASLFSGDLVFLSGCGRMFEGTATTMLSSLDTVASLSDETLLWPAHEYAEDNLLFAAEVEPRNAAREEKCQWVLQQRSQKLCTSPSTIGEERQYNPFLRSHAAELHLALGVQQLQDEDWTQFRARVLEELRRCKDLFNRR from the exons ATGTTCTACAAGAGACAAATGAGGAAAGCCCGAGAAGACTTCCCTGCTGGTCACTCTGCGGCTCAGCCCACGGAGATGGACG GTATCAAAATAATTCCAATCCCCGTCCTGTCCGACAACTACAGCTACCTTGTGATCGACACGGCCTCCAGCGTCGCGGTTGTggtcgacccggcagaccctCAAACGGTTCAG gCAGTTCTCGAGGAAGAGGGAGTCACTTTAGAAGCAATACTCTGTACACACAAGCATTG GGACCACAGTGGGGGAAACAAAGGCTTGAAAAGGATTCACGCCGCATGCAGAGTTTATGGAAACGCAGCCGATAACATTCCTGGCCTCACGCA CCCCCTGTCGCACAAGGACTCGGTGACGGTCGGCCGCATGCACTTTAAGGCGCTCTTCACCCCTGGACACACCGTGGGTCACATGATCTACCTCCTGGATGGCCAGGCGGTCGACGCGCCCGCCAGCCTCTTCTCTGGTGACCTGGTCTTCCTGTCGGGATGTG GGAGGATGTTTGAAGGCACCGCCACAACTATGCTGTCCTCTCTGGACACAGTGGCCTCTTTAAGTGATGAAACTCTGCTTTGGCCTG CTCACGAGTATGCGGAGGACAACCTCCTGTTTGCGGCTGAAGTCGAGCCTCGCAACGCCGCCAGGGAAGAGAAGTGTCAGTGGGTCCTGCAGCAGCGGAGCCAGAAGCTGTGCACG AGTCCTTCCACCATCGGCGAAGAGCGGCAGTACAATCCCTTCCTGCGCAGCCACGCCGCCGAGCTGCACCTGGCCCTCGgcgtccagcagctgcaggatgaAGACTGGACCCAGTTCAGAGCCCGcgtgctggaggagctgcgtAGATGCAAAGACCTCTTCAACCGGAGATAG
- the LOC119228896 gene encoding protein lifeguard 3-like, translating into MTSKADNPPSYEDALHHPNYGSPPDGPQRRSPLPPPPPYSPGGGTYPGPPGYWGQEGVLPQAAVWASPGLPSPGRPSTVPTLSAGVPPSNPGDVGDFLSPQWGSTSIRHAFIRKVYFILTAQLAVTFSVVGVFTFVDPVRQFVIRYPGIYWGSFVVYFIVYCILVCCKGPRRRFPWNLLLLGIFTLALSYMTGTISSYYETKAVFLAMGITALVCVAVTVFCFQTKVDFTSCGGLLCVASVALMIIGVVTAVVLSFQYVPWLHMLYAAIGAIVYTLFLVYNTQVLIGNRELAISPEEHIYGALSLYIDIVHIFLFILQVSGGAAE; encoded by the exons ATGACGTCTAAAGCTGATAACCCTCCGTCGTACGAGGATGCGCTCCACCATCCCAACTACGGGAGCCCCCCCGACGGGCCACAGCGCCGCTCCCCTCTTCCACCACCTCCGCCTTACAGCCCTGGAGGGGGGACGTACCCTGGCCCGCCTGGCTACTGGGGTCAGGAAGGCGTCCTCCCGCAGGCGGCGGTGTGGGCGTCGCCGGGCCTCCCCTCGCCCGGGAGGCCTTCCACGGTACCCACTCTGTCTGCTGGAGTGCCCCCATCCAACCCAG GAGACGTGGGGGATTTTCTGAGCCCCCAGTGGGGGAGCACATCCATTCGGCACGCCTTCATCAGAAAG GTTTACTTCATTTTGACAGCGCAGCTCGCCGTCACCTTTTCAGTTGTTGGTGTCTTTACCTTCGT TGACCCAGTGAGGCAATTCGTCATCAGATACCCCGGCATCTACTGGGGATCTTT TGTGGTTTATTTTATAGTTTACTGCATTCTTGTCTGCTGCAAGGGGCCGAG GAGACGTTTCCCATGGAATCTTCTGCTGCTGGGAATATTT ACCCTCGCTCTGTCTTACATGACTGGGACTATTTCAAG CTACTATGAAACAAAGGCTGTGTTCCTCGCCATGGGAATAACTGCATTGGTTTGCGTAGCCGTCACAGTCTTCTGCTTCCAAACCAAG GTGGACTTCACGTCATGCGGGGGACTCCTCTGCGTTGCTTCCGTGGCGCTCATGATCATCGGGGTCGTCACGGCCGTCGTCCTCTCCTTCCAATAC GTCCCTTGGCTGCACATGCTCTACGCTGCAATTGGAGCCATCGTTTACACTCTG TTTTTAGTGTACAACACCCAGGTTCTTATAGGAAATCGGGAGCTGGCCATCAGCCCTGAGGAGCACATCTACGGAGCGCTCTCTCTTTACATTGACATTGTTCACATCTTTCTCTTCATCCTTCAGGTCAGTGGCGGAGCTGCTGAATAA